A window of Candidatus Xiphinematobacter sp. Idaho Grape contains these coding sequences:
- the rpsQ gene encoding 30S ribosomal protein S17: protein MPRRALHKVRTGKVVSDKMDKTIVVSVVSRVAHPRFRKIVKQVKKVYAHDERNEARVGNYVSVVETRPLSSLKRWRLVEIHKALS, encoded by the coding sequence TTGCCGAGGCGTGCCTTGCATAAAGTGCGTACGGGGAAGGTGGTTTCGGATAAAATGGACAAAACAATAGTTGTCAGTGTTGTGTCTAGAGTTGCCCACCCCCGTTTTAGGAAAATTGTTAAGCAGGTGAAGAAAGTTTATGCTCATGATGAAAGGAACGAAGCTAGAGTGGGAAACTACGTTAGTGTTGTGGAAACGCGGCCATTGAGTAGTCTGAAACGCTGGCGTTTGGTAGAAATACATAAAGCGTTAAGTTGA
- the rplN gene encoding 50S ribosomal protein L14, with product MIQVRSILSVADNTGAHKASMIGVIGKATRVARVGDTIRANIKEASAGGSVRKGEVVLGVVVRTKSHIKREDGSYLRFDTNAVVLIDKDGNPRGTRIFGPVARELREKFMKIISLAPEVL from the coding sequence ATGATCCAGGTAAGAAGTATTTTAAGTGTTGCTGATAATACTGGTGCACATAAGGCTAGTATGATTGGTGTTATTGGAAAGGCGACCCGTGTTGCCAGAGTAGGAGACACTATTCGAGCCAATATTAAGGAAGCCAGTGCTGGGGGATCTGTTAGAAAGGGTGAAGTCGTCCTTGGGGTGGTTGTCCGTACTAAGAGTCATATTAAGCGAGAGGATGGTTCCTATCTACGATTTGATACAAATGCTGTTGTTCTCATCGATAAAGATGGAAATCCACGCGGTACCCGCATTTTCGGTCCTGTGGCACGTGAGTTGCGCGAAAAATTTATGAAGATTATTTCTCTTGCACCTGAAGTGTTATGA
- the rplX gene encoding 50S ribosomal protein L24 yields the protein MMGGRFSICRGDTVKVISGNHRGAQGKVLQVLRKKSRAIVEGVHLLKKHQRKSQEYPNGALIEKEGPIHISNLQLIEKGKGERGKKSAIKGSPREKPPSGEG from the coding sequence ATGATGGGTGGGCGCTTTTCCATTTGTCGGGGTGACACGGTAAAAGTAATTTCTGGAAACCATCGCGGTGCCCAGGGTAAGGTTCTTCAAGTTCTGAGGAAAAAGTCTAGAGCTATTGTAGAGGGGGTACACCTCCTCAAGAAGCACCAGCGTAAGAGTCAGGAGTACCCAAATGGTGCCCTTATCGAGAAAGAAGGACCCATTCACATTTCTAACCTTCAGCTGATAGAAAAGGGAAAGGGAGAAAGAGGAAAGAAGAGCGCCATAAAAGGAAGCCCGCGGGAGAAACCCCCTTCCGGAGAAGGCTAA
- the rplE gene encoding 50S ribosomal protein L5 codes for MQAKLQEEYRRRIIPVLLERYRYRNVHQVPRIEKVVINTCVASASSIKEALEVAQADLGLITGQKPIVTLSKKNVSNFKLRKHQEIGSKVTLRGRIMYEFLERFIFAALPRIRDFRGVSAKAFDGHGNYTIGISDQSIFPEVELDKVKYTIGFDITIVTTASTNEEARSLLAEVGMPFSDKK; via the coding sequence ATGCAAGCTAAGCTACAAGAAGAGTACAGAAGGCGCATAATTCCGGTTCTCCTAGAGAGGTACAGGTACAGGAACGTCCACCAGGTCCCCAGAATTGAGAAGGTAGTCATCAACACCTGCGTGGCCTCGGCCTCTAGTATAAAGGAGGCCCTAGAAGTTGCCCAGGCTGATCTAGGCCTAATCACCGGACAGAAGCCTATAGTAACTCTTTCCAAGAAAAATGTCTCTAATTTCAAATTGCGAAAACACCAAGAAATTGGCTCCAAGGTGACACTCCGTGGGCGCATCATGTACGAGTTCTTGGAGCGTTTTATCTTCGCAGCCTTGCCAAGAATACGTGACTTCCGTGGAGTTTCTGCTAAGGCTTTCGATGGCCATGGAAATTACACAATAGGGATCAGTGATCAGTCGATTTTTCCCGAGGTTGAGCTTGATAAAGTCAAGTACACTATTGGCTTTGACATCACCATCGTAACTACTGCTAGCACTAATGAGGAAGCAAGGTCACTCCTAGCCGAGGTTGGTATGCCATTTTCAGATAAGAAGTAA
- the rpsH gene encoding 30S ribosomal protein S8 yields the protein MSVLTDPIADLLTRLRNTFRARKSEFTVPYSKLKSEILHLLKREGYIKSVEVDYTGKHPTLKVHAKYVNKGSAIAGLRRISRPGLRRYVGSKEIPRVLGGMGIGLLSTRLGILTDQEARHRNVGGEILAHVW from the coding sequence ATGAGCGTTTTGACCGATCCCATCGCTGACCTCTTGACTAGACTGCGCAACACCTTTCGGGCCCGTAAGAGCGAGTTTACTGTTCCCTATTCAAAATTAAAGAGCGAGATTCTGCATCTCCTTAAGCGAGAAGGATATATAAAGAGTGTCGAAGTGGATTATACAGGAAAACACCCGACCTTGAAAGTTCACGCTAAATATGTAAACAAGGGATCTGCCATTGCCGGTTTGCGGAGAATCAGTCGGCCTGGGCTCCGGAGATACGTGGGTTCTAAAGAGATCCCTCGCGTATTAGGGGGGATGGGGATCGGACTGCTCTCGACGCGGCTAGGAATCTTAACCGATCAGGAGGCCCGCCATCGCAACGTTGGTGGGGAAATCCTTGCTCACGTCTGGTAG
- the rplF gene encoding 50S ribosomal protein L6 yields the protein MSRLGKKPIKLPQGVSAVFSPDGSVAIEGPKGRLAWVLPPMIRVQVKEREGELLVGRSDDSRRARAMHGLTRTLLSNMVSGVSSGFKRELEIHGVGFRAAVREKVLNLSLGFSRPILFPVPEGIQVTVVDNTKLTIEGIDNQLVGQCAADIRRYYPPEPFKGKGIRLKGEQIRRKEGKTVQ from the coding sequence ATGTCACGACTTGGTAAGAAGCCGATTAAACTTCCTCAGGGGGTAAGCGCTGTGTTTTCCCCGGATGGCAGCGTAGCAATAGAAGGCCCAAAGGGGAGATTAGCATGGGTACTGCCTCCCATGATAAGGGTTCAAGTCAAGGAGAGGGAGGGTGAATTGCTAGTAGGACGGAGTGATGACTCACGTCGCGCGAGGGCCATGCATGGGCTAACACGGACACTTCTCTCTAACATGGTATCGGGAGTTTCAAGTGGATTTAAGCGAGAATTAGAAATTCATGGAGTAGGCTTTAGAGCCGCTGTGCGGGAAAAAGTTCTAAATCTTAGTCTGGGATTTTCACGCCCAATTCTTTTTCCGGTTCCAGAAGGCATCCAGGTTACCGTAGTGGACAATACTAAGCTAACTATAGAAGGAATTGATAATCAGCTTGTTGGGCAATGTGCTGCAGATATTCGGAGGTATTATCCACCGGAGCCCTTTAAGGGAAAGGGCATCCGACTAAAAGGGGAACAAATTCGTCGCAAAGAGGGGAAAACGGTTCAATAA
- the rplR gene encoding 50S ribosomal protein L18, with the protein MSNVQKRTIRHFRIRRKIFGTTQRPRLSVHFSGRHITAQVINDVDGKTVASVNTTEKDLRGTARANTTGAKTVGTLIAKRGLAKGIRLVVFDRGGFRYHGKVRVLADAAREGGLQF; encoded by the coding sequence ATGTCTAATGTCCAAAAACGTACCATTCGCCACTTTCGAATTCGAAGGAAGATCTTTGGCACCACACAGCGTCCGCGTCTGAGCGTGCATTTTTCAGGTCGGCACATTACTGCCCAAGTAATCAATGATGTAGATGGCAAGACAGTTGCTTCCGTAAACACTACAGAAAAAGACCTGAGGGGGACCGCTAGGGCAAATACGACTGGCGCGAAGACAGTTGGCACACTTATTGCTAAGCGAGGACTAGCGAAGGGTATCCGTCTCGTTGTGTTTGACCGTGGGGGGTTTCGATACCACGGTAAGGTAAGAGTGCTGGCTGATGCAGCACGAGAGGGGGGTCTCCAATTCTAG
- the rpsE gene encoding 30S ribosomal protein S5 yields the protein MLTPKNSKERRNTSRPPRGANRQAADSKNTLTDKVVFINRCAKVVKGGRRFSFSALIVSGDRQGRVGVGFGKANEVSEAIRKATVAAHKCLLNVAITANTLPHEVVGEFGGGRVLLRPASPGTGVIAGGGVRAMMEVVGIRDVLAKSLGSSNPTNVVKATLNALTTLRKREQVDQVRGKTTPFQGFLAAG from the coding sequence ATGCTAACTCCCAAGAATAGTAAAGAAAGAAGGAATACCTCTCGGCCTCCACGAGGAGCCAACAGGCAAGCTGCCGATTCCAAAAATACCCTCACTGACAAAGTTGTTTTCATCAACCGATGTGCCAAGGTGGTCAAGGGTGGACGCCGTTTCAGTTTTAGCGCGCTAATTGTCTCAGGCGACCGCCAAGGACGGGTTGGAGTTGGTTTTGGAAAGGCAAATGAGGTGAGTGAGGCTATCCGGAAGGCGACAGTAGCAGCGCACAAATGCCTGCTTAATGTTGCTATTACTGCAAATACGCTTCCCCATGAGGTGGTTGGGGAGTTTGGTGGGGGGCGTGTCCTACTACGGCCTGCTTCTCCTGGAACAGGAGTAATTGCTGGCGGCGGCGTACGCGCTATGATGGAAGTTGTCGGTATTCGAGATGTCCTGGCCAAGTCTCTTGGATCTAGCAATCCTACCAATGTGGTTAAGGCGACCCTGAATGCTCTAACTACCCTCCGAAAGCGTGAGCAGGTTGATCAAGTTCGTGGGAAAACTACTCCATTCCAAGGCTTCCTTGCAGCCGGCTGA
- the rplO gene encoding 50S ribosomal protein L15 → MRLHDLKPLPGAKHRRKRLGVGESSGRGKTSGRGHKGQKARSGGSIRPGFEGGQMPLIRRLPKRGFNNSRFKETVGVVNVGDLEEFFEDGSLVNESTLRKRGLVRGHLQVVKLLGKGSITKQFSIEIDRVSAAAKEKVEKAGGSVVLCKTSSEGT, encoded by the coding sequence ATGAGACTTCATGACTTAAAACCCCTCCCTGGAGCTAAACATCGTAGAAAGCGCCTTGGTGTAGGCGAAAGTAGTGGCCGTGGAAAAACCTCCGGCAGAGGACATAAGGGACAGAAAGCGCGTTCTGGTGGAAGTATTCGCCCGGGATTTGAAGGGGGTCAGATGCCGCTGATTCGGCGCTTGCCAAAGCGTGGTTTCAACAATTCCCGTTTTAAGGAAACAGTTGGAGTCGTCAACGTGGGCGATTTGGAGGAGTTCTTTGAGGATGGTTCATTGGTCAATGAGTCAACATTACGCAAGAGAGGGCTTGTACGAGGACATCTGCAGGTAGTCAAGCTCCTAGGAAAGGGCAGTATAACAAAGCAGTTCAGTATCGAGATAGATCGCGTTAGTGCTGCAGCGAAAGAAAAAGTGGAGAAAGCTGGAGGGAGCGTCGTGCTATGCAAGACCTCTTCGGAAGGTACTTAG
- the secY gene encoding preprotein translocase subunit SecY, with amino-acid sequence MVSAFNNIFKIPELRRRTMFTLAMIVVMRLGAAIATPGVNAEVLRQWFVSATGSHSSGGVATLFNLFTGGALGNCAIFSLGIMPYISASIMLQLLTAVVPRLGKLVREEGGRQKIMLYARYITIGLCIVQGYFLALSLENPASSPFLQGIVGTMQRLDMELVPYPGLGFRLLTIITMTAGTLFLMWLGDQITDRGIGNGTSLIITVGILAQLPAGLFQAWKTFVPTVTGVTASINPLVLVLMCAFLVLVIAAVIAVTQAQRKISIQYARRVMGRKVYGGQTQYMPLKVNYAGVMPIIFAQAILIFPSTILKMAFPQHRTASNLADMLASGWLHYTLYGCMIFFFSYFWVATQFQPVQIADDLKKCGGFIPGVRPGRPTADFLDYAMTRLTFAGAVFLTAIAILPQILYQGLSLPYTAAQFFGGTGLLIIVGVVLDTMRQVETHLLQRHYDGFLRKGRRRGAEYYVGGGVVTADSSLVWAYVAVAILVITGTTIFVAYRH; translated from the coding sequence ATGGTTTCCGCCTTCAACAACATCTTTAAGATTCCCGAGCTTCGGAGGAGGACAATGTTCACCTTGGCCATGATCGTAGTCATGCGTTTAGGAGCAGCGATCGCCACTCCAGGGGTAAATGCGGAAGTACTTCGGCAGTGGTTTGTTAGTGCTACTGGTTCGCACTCAAGCGGTGGTGTCGCCACACTCTTTAATCTTTTTACAGGTGGAGCGCTGGGTAATTGCGCGATTTTTTCATTAGGCATCATGCCCTACATTAGTGCATCCATTATGCTGCAGCTACTAACAGCGGTGGTTCCTCGTCTTGGAAAACTAGTACGCGAGGAAGGGGGACGCCAAAAAATCATGCTTTATGCCCGGTATATTACTATTGGACTTTGTATCGTCCAGGGCTATTTCCTTGCGCTTTCTCTTGAGAATCCTGCCTCCAGCCCGTTTCTTCAGGGCATTGTCGGAACAATGCAGCGGTTGGATATGGAGCTAGTTCCGTATCCTGGTCTTGGGTTCCGTCTACTCACCATTATCACAATGACTGCAGGCACTCTTTTTCTCATGTGGCTAGGTGATCAAATTACCGATCGAGGGATAGGTAATGGCACTTCCTTAATCATCACAGTAGGAATCCTTGCCCAGCTTCCTGCAGGTCTCTTCCAGGCTTGGAAGACATTCGTTCCCACTGTTACCGGTGTAACGGCCAGCATAAATCCTCTCGTTCTAGTTCTAATGTGCGCCTTTTTGGTGCTTGTGATAGCTGCAGTAATTGCTGTCACTCAGGCACAAAGAAAGATTAGTATCCAGTATGCAAGGCGAGTAATGGGGCGCAAGGTATACGGCGGGCAAACGCAATACATGCCCCTCAAAGTTAACTACGCAGGGGTGATGCCCATTATCTTCGCACAAGCAATCCTGATTTTTCCTTCCACTATTTTAAAGATGGCATTCCCTCAACATAGAACTGCCTCCAATTTAGCAGACATGCTAGCCTCTGGATGGTTGCATTATACTCTCTACGGGTGTATGATCTTCTTCTTCAGCTATTTTTGGGTAGCGACGCAGTTTCAACCTGTGCAAATTGCCGATGATTTAAAAAAATGTGGGGGGTTCATCCCTGGTGTACGCCCGGGAAGGCCAACAGCGGATTTTTTGGACTATGCTATGACGCGGCTAACCTTCGCCGGTGCCGTCTTCCTCACTGCCATTGCTATCCTGCCGCAGATTCTATACCAGGGGCTAAGTCTGCCTTATACAGCAGCACAATTTTTTGGAGGCACGGGGTTGCTGATTATCGTTGGTGTCGTCCTCGATACCATGCGCCAGGTGGAAACTCATCTGCTCCAGCGGCACTACGATGGCTTCTTGCGTAAAGGGCGACGGCGTGGTGCCGAGTACTACGTGGGTGGCGGAGTAGTTACAGCAGATTCTTCCCTGGTGTGGGCTTATGTTGCTGTAGCGATCCTAGTTATCACTGGTACCACTATTTTCGTAGCTTACCGTCACTAA
- the map gene encoding type I methionyl aminopeptidase: MIPIRKSKEIFQMRLAGEIAAGILGELVGMIVPGVTTKDVDEAAGKLMDAAQVRSAFLGYRNFPGRICISLNEEVVHGIGSSRRHIQCGDIVKLDVGVIREGWVGDTAATITAGVVLPEVSRLVSATQGILMSAISIATAGRRLGDLSAHIEECAFAAGYSVVREFVGHGVGRNLHEEPQIPNFGERGTGPVLRAGMTLAIEPMINAGRADVRILEDKWTVVTVDGSQSAHFEHTVLVTNEKPEILTCPRKTPLK; this comes from the coding sequence ATGATCCCTATTAGGAAGAGCAAGGAGATTTTTCAGATGCGTCTGGCTGGTGAGATCGCGGCTGGGATTCTCGGAGAGCTTGTTGGGATGATAGTGCCTGGGGTAACGACGAAAGATGTTGATGAGGCAGCAGGAAAGTTAATGGATGCAGCTCAAGTGCGTAGTGCCTTTCTCGGCTACCGAAATTTTCCTGGAAGAATTTGTATTAGTCTTAATGAGGAAGTCGTTCATGGGATTGGTAGCAGCCGTCGTCACATTCAATGTGGAGATATTGTGAAACTCGATGTGGGTGTTATTCGAGAGGGTTGGGTTGGTGATACCGCTGCTACCATCACTGCCGGTGTGGTCTTGCCTGAGGTTTCCCGCCTAGTCTCCGCTACCCAAGGAATTCTTATGAGCGCTATTTCTATAGCCACGGCTGGAAGGAGACTGGGTGACCTTTCCGCCCACATTGAAGAATGCGCTTTTGCTGCTGGTTATAGCGTTGTCCGCGAATTTGTGGGACACGGTGTTGGTCGTAATCTTCATGAAGAGCCACAAATCCCGAATTTCGGCGAGCGCGGTACCGGGCCTGTATTGAGGGCTGGCATGACTCTTGCCATCGAACCTATGATTAATGCTGGTAGAGCTGATGTCCGTATTCTTGAGGACAAATGGACTGTTGTGACTGTAGACGGAAGTCAATCTGCTCATTTTGAGCACACTGTGCTCGTGACGAATGAAAAACCAGAAATTTTAACATGTCCAAGGAAAACTCCATTGAAGTAA
- the infA gene encoding translation initiation factor IF-1 — MSKENSIEVKGKVVELLPNTMFRVELEGGQRVLAHISGKMRLNFIRILPGDMVTVEVSPYDVAKGRITYRCR; from the coding sequence ATGTCCAAGGAAAACTCCATTGAAGTAAAAGGTAAGGTAGTTGAGCTTCTACCTAATACGATGTTTCGTGTGGAACTGGAGGGCGGGCAACGCGTCCTGGCCCATATCTCTGGAAAGATGAGGTTAAATTTTATTCGCATTCTTCCTGGTGACATGGTTACAGTGGAGGTCTCTCCTTATGATGTGGCCAAGGGACGCATCACTTATCGGTGCAGATAA
- the rpmJ gene encoding 50S ribosomal protein L36, with protein MKVRASVKRQCEGCKIVRRKNVVRVLCKNPRHKQRQG; from the coding sequence ATGAAAGTCCGAGCTTCAGTAAAACGCCAGTGTGAAGGCTGTAAGATCGTGCGGCGGAAAAACGTTGTGCGGGTTCTTTGTAAGAACCCAAGGCACAAACAGCGTCAAGGTTAA
- the rpsM gene encoding 30S ribosomal protein S13, whose product MPRLLGVEIPGDKRIEASLQYIYGIGKHTAARILEQADVGVDLRARALSQEQIAAIVHAISASKILIEGDLRREVQNHLKRLQGINCYRGIRHRRGLPVRGQRTSTNARTRKGARRTVGIVRNKNVKSGKV is encoded by the coding sequence ATGCCTCGACTCCTTGGTGTTGAAATTCCTGGTGATAAGCGTATTGAAGCTTCCCTGCAGTATATTTATGGAATTGGCAAACACACGGCTGCTCGCATTTTGGAGCAGGCCGATGTTGGGGTGGATCTTCGGGCTAGAGCGCTAAGCCAAGAGCAGATTGCGGCGATTGTTCACGCCATCTCCGCCAGCAAGATTTTAATTGAGGGAGACCTGCGTCGAGAGGTTCAAAATCACCTTAAACGCCTACAAGGCATCAATTGCTACCGTGGGATACGCCATCGTCGTGGGCTTCCTGTACGTGGCCAACGAACGTCTACTAATGCTCGCACCAGGAAGGGAGCTCGTAGGACAGTCGGCATTGTCCGGAATAAAAATGTCAAATCTGGCAAAGTATGA
- the rpsK gene encoding 30S ribosomal protein S11 produces the protein MSDKKTDEEAVITGEEVAAKRRPAAGATPRSQRGSGRRSDGNQGRPVVRAKKGGRSVVQGVVHILASFNNTIVSIADQNGKVVGWSSAGKCGFKGSRKSTAYAAQLVAQDACRQAMVGYGLKEVEVRVKGPGAGRESAVRAIQAIGLEISLIQDVTPTPHNGCRPPKQRRV, from the coding sequence ATGTCCGATAAGAAAACTGATGAGGAAGCGGTGATAACCGGGGAAGAGGTGGCTGCCAAGCGTAGGCCCGCGGCAGGTGCCACTCCCAGGTCCCAGAGGGGGAGTGGGAGACGGTCGGATGGCAACCAGGGAAGGCCGGTCGTTAGAGCTAAAAAGGGTGGCAGGAGTGTGGTTCAAGGTGTTGTCCATATCCTCGCCAGCTTCAACAACACCATTGTAAGCATTGCGGATCAGAACGGGAAGGTTGTAGGCTGGTCTAGTGCTGGTAAGTGTGGTTTCAAAGGGTCAAGAAAAAGCACAGCTTACGCCGCCCAACTTGTAGCACAAGATGCCTGCCGTCAGGCAATGGTGGGGTATGGTCTTAAAGAGGTGGAGGTGCGTGTAAAAGGTCCTGGGGCAGGGCGCGAATCAGCTGTGCGTGCTATTCAAGCCATTGGATTGGAAATAAGCCTCATTCAAGATGTCACTCCTACTCCACATAATGGATGTCGTCCTCCCAAGCAACGCCGCGTTTAG
- the rpsD gene encoding 30S ribosomal protein S4, translating into MARRTGPKTKISRRYGTLIEGSARAFENKTYPPGVHGPSRGMRRKLSDYALALAEKQKLRCQYGVLERQFRRYFRQALTKRGVTGEILLQLLETRLDNVVYRLGFSRTLRGARQLVSHGHIYLNGRKVNIASANLRPGDHVSIKGSPSSKSLVQKVLEVAHIVAIPDWLSVDRGNLTGRIVRLPSREDINPIANEQLVVELYSR; encoded by the coding sequence ATGGCACGCCGTACCGGACCAAAAACGAAAATCAGCCGCCGATATGGTACCCTCATCGAGGGGTCTGCCAGGGCATTCGAGAATAAGACTTATCCCCCAGGAGTGCATGGTCCCAGTAGAGGCATGCGTCGCAAGCTCTCCGATTATGCATTAGCTCTTGCGGAAAAGCAGAAGCTGCGCTGCCAATATGGCGTGCTCGAACGCCAGTTCCGGCGCTATTTTCGGCAGGCCTTAACTAAAAGAGGGGTTACTGGAGAGATTCTCCTTCAACTGCTTGAAACTCGTTTGGATAACGTCGTCTATCGGCTTGGGTTTTCCAGGACACTGCGAGGGGCTCGTCAGCTTGTTTCTCATGGGCACATTTACTTAAATGGCCGCAAAGTAAATATTGCCTCTGCGAATCTTCGACCCGGAGACCATGTAAGTATTAAGGGCAGCCCCAGTTCCAAATCTCTAGTCCAGAAAGTCCTAGAGGTAGCTCACATCGTGGCGATCCCAGATTGGCTCTCAGTTGATCGTGGAAATTTGACTGGCAGAATAGTCAGGCTCCCTTCTAGGGAAGATATCAACCCGATTGCAAATGAGCAGCTGGTTGTCGAGCTCTACTCTAGGTAG
- the pepF gene encoding oligoendopeptidase F: MDIPTRSEICPGDTWDLRAIFPSGADWENAFEELRVCYTEILKFRGHLLDSPKTLKSCLEFKRKIDMLGEKIREYAALRLSEDSSNNQALDREARLASFTPHLQQSSSFIAPELQRIPDDVFVSWLQDPSLEEWTFFLQKILRTKPHTLSEPEERLLALVEEALGGASTVFRQLTNVDMNFGHIHDRGGVYRKIQLTQNTLASFLTRRDRTIRRRAFRKFYQEFSDHRYTLSAALVSSVRRDVFHARVRNFSSSQEAALFYDDVPLSIYDNLIFTIRTHLPLLHRYYSLRRRVLKLPAIHIYDTLVPLVDSIQMSIPFEEAVEKVLSSVAPLGEEYVSVLRRGLMVERWCDRYENKGKHSGAFSAGSYSSPPYLLMNYKQDVFSDLYTLAHEVGHSMHTWYSSRAQSFQNYRYPIFLAEVASTFNEALLTEHLLAKASASSVYAYLLNRQIDDLQGSLFRQTMFAEFEKIIHTAEEEGRALTLEFLRSSYRSLLDAFFGHEVVVDDVAELECLRIPHFYDAFYVYKYATGVSAAVTLCNKVLASGDASAYLGLLRSGGSRFPIETLQAAGVDMNSPEPIQVALHLFARRLEELEALLE; encoded by the coding sequence TTGGATATTCCTACTCGGTCTGAAATCTGTCCCGGGGACACTTGGGACCTAAGGGCAATTTTTCCCAGTGGAGCTGACTGGGAAAATGCCTTTGAAGAGCTGAGAGTATGCTACACAGAAATCCTCAAATTTCGTGGGCATCTCTTAGACTCTCCCAAGACTCTGAAAAGCTGCCTAGAATTTAAGAGGAAAATTGACATGCTCGGCGAGAAAATACGAGAATACGCAGCGCTACGTCTTAGTGAAGATAGTTCAAACAACCAAGCACTCGATCGAGAGGCTCGCTTAGCTAGTTTTACCCCGCATCTACAGCAGTCTTCATCCTTTATAGCACCAGAACTTCAAAGAATACCTGATGATGTGTTCGTTAGTTGGCTGCAGGACCCTTCTTTGGAGGAATGGACGTTCTTTCTTCAAAAAATTCTGCGTACAAAACCACATACGCTCTCTGAGCCAGAAGAGCGTCTTTTAGCTCTTGTCGAAGAGGCATTAGGGGGTGCTAGCACTGTTTTTCGCCAGCTGACAAACGTTGATATGAATTTTGGTCATATTCATGATAGGGGGGGTGTCTACCGCAAAATTCAATTAACACAAAATACGCTCGCCTCCTTTCTTACTAGAAGGGACAGAACAATCAGGAGGAGGGCCTTCAGAAAATTCTACCAGGAATTTTCTGACCACAGGTACACGCTATCAGCTGCTTTGGTCAGCTCAGTGCGACGAGACGTATTTCATGCACGGGTACGGAATTTTTCATCATCACAAGAAGCAGCACTCTTTTATGATGATGTTCCTCTCTCGATATACGACAATTTGATCTTCACTATCCGTACTCATCTTCCCTTGTTGCACCGTTACTACAGCTTACGCCGGCGTGTGCTGAAGCTTCCTGCCATCCACATCTATGACACACTGGTGCCGCTAGTGGATTCTATCCAGATGAGCATTCCGTTTGAGGAAGCAGTAGAAAAAGTCCTGTCGTCAGTTGCTCCTCTAGGCGAGGAGTATGTTAGCGTACTCCGCAGAGGACTAATGGTCGAACGCTGGTGCGATCGCTATGAAAATAAGGGAAAACATAGTGGAGCGTTCAGCGCTGGTAGCTATTCTAGCCCCCCCTACCTTCTCATGAATTACAAGCAGGATGTCTTCTCTGACCTCTATACACTTGCCCACGAAGTAGGCCATTCTATGCATACGTGGTACTCAAGTAGGGCCCAGAGTTTTCAAAACTATCGTTATCCCATCTTTCTTGCAGAGGTCGCCTCTACCTTTAATGAAGCATTACTTACTGAGCACTTGCTTGCTAAAGCGAGTGCTTCCTCCGTATATGCCTATTTACTTAATCGACAGATCGACGACTTGCAAGGGAGTCTCTTTCGGCAAACAATGTTCGCAGAGTTTGAAAAAATCATCCATACAGCCGAAGAGGAAGGACGTGCACTCACACTAGAGTTTCTAAGATCCTCCTACCGGTCTTTGCTCGATGCTTTTTTCGGGCATGAAGTAGTAGTTGACGATGTCGCGGAGCTCGAGTGTCTGCGAATCCCTCATTTCTACGATGCATTCTATGTCTATAAATATGCGACTGGTGTTTCTGCGGCTGTAACCCTGTGCAATAAGGTACTGGCAAGCGGAGATGCTTCTGCATACCTTGGCCTTCTCCGGAGCGGAGGGAGTCGATTTCCAATCGAGACTCTACAAGCAGCAGGAGTAGACATGAACTCCCCGGAACCTATCCAAGTTGCATTACATCTATTTGCTCGTCGTCTGGAAGAGCTGGAAGCTCTTCTTGAATAA